In a single window of the Diospyros lotus cultivar Yz01 chromosome 10, ASM1463336v1, whole genome shotgun sequence genome:
- the LOC127811335 gene encoding putative germin-like protein 9-2, translating into MATMAPKHELVLKLVCVFATLYVAMAGDPDILTDFIVPPNNPVPDGNLFTFTGFRSLVGAPEPPNFKVIKASMAEFPALNGQSVSYAALIYPAGSVNPPHTHPRAAELLFVLDGSLEVGLVDTTNKLYNQTLQVGDIFVFPKGLVHFQYNSDPSKSALAISAFGSASAGTVSLPGTVFNTTIPDAILAKSFKTDVPTIQKLKAGLAQ; encoded by the coding sequence ATGGCAACCATGGCACCAAAGCACGAGTTGGTTTTGAAATTGGTGTGTGTGTTTGCCACTCTGTATGTGGCAATGGCAGGAGATCCAGACATCCTGACTGATTTCATCGTCCCGCCAAACAACCCAGTGCCTGACGGGAATCTATTCACCTTCACGGGGTTTAGGAGCCTTGTTGGGGCACCAGAGCCGCCAAACTTCAAGGTGATAAAAGCCAGCATGGCTGAATTCCCAGCCCTCAACGGCCAGAGTGTTTCATATGCAGCTCTCATATACCCGGCCGGCTCTGTCAACCCGCCCCACACCCATCCCCGGGCAGCTGAGCTTCTGTTCGTCCTTGATGGTTCTCTTGAAGTCGGATTGGTTGACACCACCAATAAGCTCTACAACCAGACACTCCAAGTGGGTGACATTTTTGTGTTCCCCAAGGGACTTGTTCACTTCCAGTACAACAGTGATCCCAGCAAATCGGCTCTTGCCATCTCTGCCTTTGGCAGTGCAAGTGCCGGGACTGTGTCGCTTCCTGGCACAGTCTTCAACACCACCATCCCTGATGCAATCCTGGCAAAGTCTTTCAAAACTGATGTTCCTACCATTCAGAAGCTCAAGGCTGGACTAGCACAGTAG
- the LOC127811332 gene encoding kinetochore protein NDC80 homolog: protein MRAPGAGRRRPKESFVPDWKPPATPTADPWQFTGATGRDSDASFCSSRPSSAGINRSGSGGASVPMTDRGYQICAIRTVNSYLASHSVQFSLKPPLPSAKDITETLKFVLARLEFPSNKLEEDLYVVLKHLNCPIKLNKSALRAPGTPHSWPNLLAVIHWLVQIAMYNDHLNESEQVPSIFEDNSMFMYATNSYLHFIQGDDDSVEMLDREFMEKVQAERDSVEENVKSVVANVKDLEAKLESMRSEPSARELLEEKKSVLEEDVKKFHAMIEQLKGHIVTIEKVLEEKEKELEAKVGEDKKICEENDDLRKRIELQGINSRDAERMKRELHAVERDIAEAELARNTWEEKSWDLDATIGHKFKELEALSIECNQAIKRLKLGNGFQYELNAKGSTPAEILGINYKSTLKPALTSFADDIKKSSMEKLEELISLQQISVDISAKIEAKRNHIAAVQSRVDELEAQLNSVKRETQEYTSRCLEEAKKMIEEIEADAHKLDIVEREAAEFLKSAELKLQEATVQDEEETQLCARELFALVDSVSKYKEYVASKISEMKSALSETAVSVSNLYKDSLTAQFGLI from the exons ATGAGAGCCCCCGGGGCCGGACGCCGCCGTCCAAAGGAATCCTTTGTGCCGGACTGGAAACCGCCGGCCACTCCTACCGCCGATCCTTGGCAGTTCACCGGCGCAACCGGCCGGGACTCCGACGCGAGCTTCTGCAGCAGCCGCCCTTCCTCCGCCGGCATCAACCGCTCCGGATCCGGCGGCGCCTCCGTCCCGATGACTGACCGCGGCTATCAGATCTGCGCTATCAGGACCGTCAACTCCTACCTGGCCTCCCATTCCGTCCAATTCTCCTTAAAGCCGCCTCTCCCCTCCGCGAAGGACATTACTGAAACCCTAAAGTTCGTCCTCGCTCGCCTCGAATTTCCTTCGAACAAACTCGAAGAAGACCTCTATGTTGTTCTGAAGCACCTCAATTGTCCGATCAAACTCAACAAATCGGCGCTTCGAGCCCCTGGGACGCCACACTCATGGCCTAACCTACTCGCCGTGATTCACTGGCTGGTCCAGATCGCAATGTACAATGATCATTTGAACGAATCAGAGCAAGTGCCTTCGATTTTCGAAGATAATAGTATGTTTATGTATGCTACGAATAGTTACTTGCATTTTATTCAAGGTGATGATGACTCTGTTGAAATGCTCGACCGCGAGTTCATGGAGAAGGTGCAGGCAGAGAGGGATTCAGTGGAGGAGAATGTGAAATCTGTGGTTGCAAATGTGAAGGATTTGGAGGCAAAATTGGAGAGCATGAGGTCAGAGCCGTCAGCTAGAGAGTTGCTCGAAGAGAAGAAGAGTGTCTTGGAAGAGGATGTGAAGAAGTTCCACGCTATGATTGAGCAGCTGAAGGGACACATTGTGACCATTGAGAAGGttttggaagagaaagagaaggaattGGAGGCCAAGGTTGGGGAGGACAAAAAGATCTGTGAAGAGAATGATGACTTGAGGAAGAGAATTGAGTTACAGGGAATTAATTCGAGGGATGCAGAGAGGATGAAGAGGGAGTTGCATGCAGTGGAGAGAGATATTGCTGAGGCTGAACTTGCAAGGAATACCTGGGAGGAAAAGTCCTGGGATCTGGATGCTACAATTGGACACAAGTTTAAGGAGCTTGAGGCGCTTTCAATTGAGTGCAACCAAGCCATCAAAAG GTTAAAGCTTGGAAATGGTTTCCAGTATGAGTTGAATGCCAAAGGGTCCACACCAGCTGAGATACTGGGCATCAACTACAAATCAACGCTAAAGCCTGCACTTACCTCTTTTGCTGATGACATAAAGAAAAGCTCAATGGAAAAATTGGAGGAGCTGATATCCCTTCAACAAATTTCAGTTGATATTTCTGCTAAAATTGAGGCAAAAAGAAACCACATTGCAGCAGTCCAGTCCCGGGTTGATGAG TTGGAAGCTCAATTGAACTCGGTGAAGAGGGAAACACAGGAATATACTTCCAGATGTCTAGAAGAAGCTAAAAAGATGATAGAGGAAATTGAAGCAGATGCCCACAAATTGGATATTGTTGAAAGAGAAGCCGCAGAGTTTCTGAAG tCCGCTGAACTGAAGTTGCAGGAAGCCACAGTGCAAGACGAGGAAGAAACTCAGTTATGCGCTCGGGAACTTTTTGCATTGGTTGATTCAGTTTCTAAATACAAAGAGTATGTGGCATCAAAAATCTCAGAGATGAAGAGTGCTCTGTCTGAAACTGCCGTCTCTGTGTCAAATTTGTACAAGGATTCTTTGACAGCACAGTTTGGTCTTATTTGA